The window ACTGAGGATGATTGGGAAGTTTTGGAGCTTAATGCAGAGGTTGCAGAGGCATCTATTCTGAGCCAGGTTTGattttcacacacacacattctgTTTTCTTTTTTGGGATTTAACTGAAGGTATTAGGGGATGGGAACAGGGGTGAGTTTGTTATAGAATTTAaccaaatattaataaaatggtGCTCCTTAATCAGGTTGGACTTGTACATGAAGGAATGCGATTTCCACTATGGTTGCATGGTCGGACAATTATAACATTCCTTGTTGTCTCAACCTTTCCCAAGAATCATATAGGTACCAgtattgataataatcatacaaaCTACTGTTTCTTTTTCTTCGAGTCTTTTTGGTCtattttttgttaatagtaCGTTGTTTATTTACAACCACCCATGTAATCTTTGCCCTGTTAGTCTATTGGTTGACATGGTAtgtgaaatataattttctgaTTAACATGATACttccaaatattaatatatgttataggTATGAAATATGGTCAGCTTCCACAACTTGATGACACAAAAGTACTTCTAACAGTAAATTATTCTAGAGGGAGCCTTAGCTGCACATCATGACCTTGGAAACAGCCTCTTTATGAAAAAATAGGTAAGGCTGGGTACGTCATGACCTTCCCGAGAGCCTGCTAGTGCATGAGCCCAGGTTGCCGGGTGCAAACGTACTGCTTATGATTAACTGGTCATAATCAAATTATATAAGCAGAGAGTGATATCTGTAGGTTGGCGGACTTCTGAGATGTTGGAATTCGAAGGTTTACctcatttttattaattttgataaattaaaattgggCCCATTTGTTTGCTTCTTAATACATCTGAACAGTGTCTATCTAACTTATTCCTTTCATTCAGCTTTTTTGGGCTAATTGTTTACATTGTTGAACGAATTTTCGATCTGCTAAATCATCCATTTCAAATATTCTACCTGATCgaatcatatatcatatatgtatataatacgtAATTAAACCCTAAATATGGTAGGTATTTTCTACAGCGAAAAATTAACTGCCACACCAGTACAACCAACGTCCAAGTAAATTATTTACACTTTTAAATTGAACTTTTTGGATTTCAACTGTGTGTTTAGTTGATTCCTTGTTAGGATTTGAATAATAATCAGATTAAAAGATTGTAagttctttatattttttatacgtGTCTAGTGTTTGGAAAATTAAATGTACATGCTAAACTGCTATTATGATTTTGAAAAGCCTCAATGCATGGTTAGAGATTTATGGATACGTATTGTAGTTGGAATCATGCtttaaataaacatttgaggTTGGTTGCTTCTTAAGATATTTTGGAAACTTTTGAATGGTTAAAATGCTACGATATTGAGCTAGCCTATATATAGGTCTAATCTATTAatgttttttgttgtttggcttaggggtggcaatatcagacacgacccgaaacccgacacgaacccgacccaacccgaaacccgatttactgagacagaaacccgaaagtgacccgaaaatcacccgaaaTGGACTCaaaatgacccgaaattagaatttcatttctaataatttcaattttcagttttattcaattttgagtgattttagcttgacccgaaatcgacccgattgttGACATGAACACGAcctgttacccgaaattgccacccctttGGCTAAATGGCTATAGTGTCTCCCATTACTAAGATGTCTTCTTATCATTTCTAGCTTAAGTTTTGCTTTTGCAAGCATAATGTCCCTTCTCTCCATGCATTATTCTGATCTTGACAGAAAAGGTCCTTGCAGTTTCTTAGCCCATTGTGCCTACAAAATAGGTGTTTCTCAAGTTATATATTTGGTGCAGTATAAGTCTTAAGAGTCTGGAGCTTCCAGGGAAGTTTATATGACTAATTTGTGTCTGATTTAAAGTTCTTGTATGTTATAGAGTTTAGGTGTAAAGAATTTAGTCCTTCCATTTGCATGTAACAAAGACCAGTACTTgggaatattttttttctccccGTTTGTCAATCATGCGAGATCTATGGCACCTGGTTGCCTAAGAGCACTTAGGAACTTGAATTAGTTGTTAGACATTGTTTTAACATTTGAATTTTTTCAGTGCAACTAAAGCCGGGAAGTGAAGTTGCAGTTGCTCCAAAGAGAAGGAAAACTAATGTTGATTCTTCTGAAAGTTCGTTTATTTCGTCTTCTGTCCCAAAGGCACTTCTGCGCATCCAAGATCCAGATAGTAGATTTACTTGCAACCTTGAGGCCAATGGTGTTAAAATGGGTGTTGTGATCACATCTGCTGTCTTTATTCATCCAGAAACAGCTAAACATTTTGGATTTAATATGCTTCAATACATGGTTATTGAGCCTAGATTGGCCCCAAAGGACAGCAAAGCAAATCATCAAACAGAGAAACAAAAAACAAGGAGCTCAACGACAAAGGAAATTAATGATGGAATTCTACTTGATAAGCTGGACCATCGCCAGGCTCTTGTTCGCCTTTTATTTTCCGAGTCGGTAGCTAAAGGGCATATAATGCTTTCTCAGTCGCTTTGTCTATATTTAAGAGCAAGTCGACGCTCGTGTAAGTTGACACTTGCTAGAAATAGATATACGTATTTCTGCTTCCTATCAGACATGTTTGAGCTAGATCTTCAGTTATCTtcctcttttgaaaaaatatgtaCACGTCTTCTAGTAAATGCTAGTGTTAATTTTGGACCCTTTCTCAGCTATACAGTTATTTCATGCACATTAGGTTAACACAACGTGGTTGTTACTGCTTTGAATGCAAATTACAACTAGAGAAATTATTTTGAAACCTTATTTTGCGATTCACTTGTGTAGATGCTTAATACAAGCGATATGCTGTTGTGGTTTGCCTCCAAGTGTTATTTCTGAATTACCAATGAATTTATATAAACTTGGTATTGGCAACTTCCATCAAATAAGTGGAAGATTCGTTAATAAGCTATTTTTTCGCAAAAGAACCGTTATCCCGAAAAACCATCACCAAACAAGGATATCACTCATTTTGAGAACTTATACAGACATTTTCTCTCATCCCTCGTTTCAGTGTGTAAGCCACTTGTATTGCAAGTTTATGATTGTGTATTTAATTTGTGTTGAACATCTATTTGTTGTTCTGTGATTATTTACTGGATTTcatctgaaatgaatctacttCTGCTTGCAGGGATTTATATAAAGCAACACGATGTTAGTCCTAGCAAAGAAATTCCTTCACTTTCTCTTTCACCTTGTCAATTCAAGACTTCGAAAAAGGATGTATTTAGCAATAATAGTTCAGAAGTTCTAGGTACCCAAAAGAATCGCCAAGTGAAAGCTGACAGGATCTACTCTGATACAGAAATGGGTGTAATTAATTGGTCTGTGCATGAGAAAGTTCTCCCAGCTATATTTAATGAATCccttgatgatgatgatgatgttacaGGACCCAAAACTAGCAAAGGGCTGTCAAGCCTTTTGCGTTCTTGGTGTTCTGCGCAGCTTCAAGCTGTTCTTTCCAGTAGTGGAGTGGAAGTGGATGTTGACTCGCTGATCTTTGGACATAAAACACTGCTTCACTTTAAACTGGAGGATCATCAGTATGAAAAGATTGGAAGGCTGGAAAAATCATCCAATGGTTCTTTGGGAAGCAGAAACAGAACTGGGGAGTTGTCTGTTGACATTTTGTATATTCTATCTATTTCCAAGGAAACTAATAGTGGAGAAAACATTGCAACTTATAAGCTTTCACTTACCAAGACTAATGGTGAGCAAAACAACCAAAGAAGCTTTAAACTGCCTGTAGATGAAGTGCAGTTGGACAAAGGTGTCTATTTTGATTCTGTCAAGGAACGGAACTATGATAAATACCTGCACTCAACGGTTTCTTCCTTGGGCTGGATGGGCACTGCTGCTTCTGATATAACCAATAGTAGGTATTTCTCTTCACATCTACCATGACTTGTTATGACCTTGCCTGCCTTTGACTTTGTAGGCAattattcttgtttttaaaCAATATCATCTGATCTAACTCGTATAATTGGAAGGCAATTCAATTTATCAAAAACTCGTCTTCTTATTCTTACCTTACAGTCTGATATCTTATTTTCCCCTCATCCATTTCAATGGTGATTATGCTTCTTCtgtcatactccctccgtccctttttagttgtccagCTTTGACTTTCAATgttcaaattgaccaaagtttgactgaacttcatatatattatataattgaaaaaatattaaaaaataaaatgcaattttcagtttttaaataataaaagaattgtCTTAATCTTTGCCCCTTTGGTAAAAAATGGTCAATTTTACCATTAAAAGTCAAAAGTGGAAAACTAAAATGGGATGAAGTAGTATAATCAAGTTCCATAAACATTGGAAAAGGTGGGAAATGTAAGTAATGATAAACATTGTTCTACGTCAATGATAAACcataataaatttaaagtgTAACTTCAAGTACTTCTGTCATTTGCATTATTTGCAATTGATAATAAGAGGTCAATTTATGCATGCCAATATGTTTAGCTTAcatattttgttttcattataatttatacGTAGCGTGAATGTATTtggttataaattatttaaagccCATCTTTTGCATACAAAAAGCAAAGTAGTTTACATATATGCGGAGCTATTTTCTTTCTTActgttttgatttttatatggATTACTGTATCATCATATATTGCTGGCTCCTGTGAAAACTTTATTGTGTTCTTTTCACCTGCAGGGTTGACAGCATTGTTATCTCCTGTTTCTGCAAAGTTGTTCAGTTCTTATAGTCTTCCTTTTCCTGGACATGTTTTAATATATGGTCCCCCGGTGAGTTTCTTTAAaggtctttatttttttatcagtaGCATGATCTATTTAATAAAGGCGTACCTAATTGACATTGCAATGTTGCATTATTATGAACAGGAGAACCCCCTTGTGTGTACATCCTGTTTATGTTTTGCAATATATAATCTCTCTCTTTGTTTAAAACCCATGTTTATTTTTCAATGATCAGTTTGGAACTTTCCAATCTACCCTCTTTCCCATTCCCATtctataaaaattcatatacaAAACATAGATGATTTACATATATTGGCAAGGATTGTGGGtgcaaaattatttttacaaatttaaagatTGTGGAGATACTAGTGGCCTCTATTATTGTGTATTTTTTTATCCACTTGCTGTATACTTGCCAAGTTGATAGGATTATGTTTACTTCCTGCATTATGTAGTAACTTTTGTTAAATCAAGTTTTGATTTTGTTGTTTCATGAATCATCACGATGCATTTAGATGGATATATATTCTTCCATTTAGGAATCTAGCATGCAATCACTAAAAATATATGTGGAAAATTGTTTAAGTTGAATGCATCTGGTTTAGCCTTCATTGAGGAGCTGTCATGGTTAGAGATGATTAGGTGTATCATAAAGTGTTGTTAATTTTACAGAATTTAAGTGACTATAGTATAAGTCAACATGCACTTGAGTAATTTGTCAAGTGTCAACTAATCAACTTCTTTATATACTTTATGGGTTTGCCAATTCAAACGGTTGGCTCAGTGATTAATCAGTATTAGCTGTTCGATACAAGCTGGTTTGGCAGATCAGTGTTATAGTTTCTGATATTTCAGACTCAACCTGCATATAAAAAGCACAGCGGACAGTTGGGTTTTGCAGACTTGATTTAACCATGGATCTTAAGGATAAAAGAGAACAGTGTGAACTTTCTAGTGATCTATAAATTGCTTCTCTGCAGTTGCTTTATTTATTCGCTTAAAAAAGGATTGATAATCTTGAACATTAATTGATACTTACTGTCCTTTAAAGACAAACTTTTCTTGCTGAAATATTGCTTCTCTAATTATTATGTGTTTTTTTCCATTTATGTTTACCGAGCAGCATCTTTTTCTTCCAACTTAAGTAATAAGGATAAATAAGTCACTTTTGGCGCATATGTTTTGGTAGGGTTCGGGGAAAACTTTATTAGCCTCAGCCGTTTCAAAATCCGTAGCAGAACATGATGACATCTTCGCACACATGTAAGTATTCCTTTGATGTCGTATACTTTCCCTATATTCTTCAACCTTATTGGAGGGACGATTGATTATTATACTTGGTTCGCAGCTAAATTACAGTTTCCTGTTTGCATCCAGTCCATAATTTTTCATTATCACAGAATGTCATTAATTTTGATGGTGATATCTTTATTTAATTTACTAATGGGTGTTGCTATTGCAGCGTGTTCGTAAGTTGTTCTGGTCTTGCCTCAGAAAAGTCTCCAACTATCCATCAAGCAATTTCTGGCTACATAACTGAAGCACTAGATCATGCACCATCGGTTATCATTTTTGATGATTTAGATAGTATTTTAGCAACTTCTTCAGATTCGGAAGGATCCCAACCTTCATTGTCTCTTATGGCTCTTACTGAATTTCTCACAGATATTATGGATGAATATGAGGTAATAGTTGTGCTGCTAAATGCTAATGCTTGCAAGTTATTTGATTTCttattattagttaaaattaGATTATATTAGGGATGTTATGGACTTTTGGTTTAGTGGTTAGACTTTAAATGTTTTCTTTGTGTGGTGTTAATTTTCTTCATGATGAATAGCCATGACACTTATTAAAGCATTATATACTATATGATAGCTTAAATGTGAAGCTTTTACGTGTTGGCTAAGTGTAGGATTAGGGTTCTCCTTTTTAAGGTGACTTGATCCTTAATTATTTGAAGACTTTGTTTGATCTTTGAAATTGGGAATGTTCCTTTAATATGGGTTGTACTTGTGCATTACAAGCCAATCCCACAATACAATGCATAGCAGACCCTTCAACCTACCCATGTCAGTCCAAAAGAGGTAGcaacttttggcacacattagTCTTTGATGTGTACTTATAAAAGCATTGAAACTCACTTATCTGCACTCAATCATACTTATCAAAATGATATGGGATATCACATTTGTCCCACCTTATTGGGTCGACGGCCTTGTCGAAACCAAGAACAAACTCACTGACCCCGAGCAGTGCTTGCCAATGCACTTCCAGCCAGCCCTTACACCATTTATAACAATCCAAGCCCATAACACAATGCAATACTGGACCCAAAAACCCATTACAAACAACAGGTCAATCGAAAAGAGCTTGCAACTTTTGGTATACATTAGTTCACATATCTAAACTATGTGGGATGTTACAATGCATTGATGTGATTGTTTCTGAATATGTCTATATATAGATAATTGCTTAAAGTCTTTTTAAATAGTTTAAAGAACTACAAGGTTAtaacttatattattattacttttatttttcttgttttttgtttCTTGCATGGTCCGTTTTCCTCTATCATCGGTAGCTAGTGGCATTCAGAATTATGTGCATTATTATTATCTATTTTAGTAACATGTTTGCATCTGGTGATTTATGGTATGAAAATCTTGACAGTCATATCATATGACTGTTGAGTGTTGAATCATATTATATGACTGTTGAATATTGACTCATATAATAACGTTTgcttatttaattaaaatgttattCTTTGAATAAGTAATTTTTTACTTAAGGCTAGCCATGTTCATGTGCTCTGTTTCTCACTAAATGTTTGTACACTTGACAGGAAAAGCGAAGGAGCTCCTGTGGAGTCGGACCTGTTGCATTTATAGCTTCTGCACAGTCCCTTAATAATATACCACAAGCTTTGAGCTCTTCTGGTTAGTTTCTATTGAATCAAATGGTCAGCTAATAAGAAATGGGTGTACaagttctttttatttttaatatagtttGTAGCAGATATATATTTTGACCTTGTGATAGTTTTTAATTTGGTACAGGAAGGTTTGATTTTCATGTACAACTACCTGCTCCCGGGGCTGTAGAACGTGGTGCTTTATTAAAACATGAAATTCAAAAGCGTTCATTGCAATGTTCTGATGACATCCTGATAGATATAGCTTCAAAATGTGATGGTTACGATGCGTATGATTTGGTAATTAATCTACTAAACTTTGAAGCAAGTCAGTTTTACCTTGTCTATTATATGGAATTTCTTTAATACTACTGAAAAAGGAGTTGATGCAAACTGTAAAGTTAGTTAGTTATTTCATAGTTACAAGTCAGATACTGTCTTTCAGTTTAGATTCTTCTTTCCGTGTACAAGGGTGTGAGGTAGCCATGTAAAAACGTATATATTTCCATCTGTGTTGAATAGAAAAAGCATTCCCCGTGGTTAAATATTATTAGGTAGATATCTATATGAAACAGAGTTATTGGTGGTCTGGGGACTTGAGAAGTGGGGCTCCTTGTAAGATTGTGGGTCACATGTAGCAACTGCTTACATATTGGGGAGACACTTTTCTTTTTGCAATAATTGTTTGATCTAATGTGATATCTCATTTACTCAACAAATCTTCAGCGAATAATAATAGAATTAGAAGTTAAACATCTTGTTTCTGTGTGATGGATGGATGTTATTTCAAGTTAATTACATTATTTTgccttttttatattaaaatattagtacGTGTCAtcaatttttacttatatttttttttaaaatagtgtGGTCAGGGATCGTGACCAGTTGTGTTTAGAaacttaaaatttcaaaatttacagGAAATTTTGGTTGATAGGGCTGTTCATGCTGCCATTTGCCGATTTGTGTCGTGGGATTTGGATTGTGGGGAACAAAAAAGACCTACTTTAGCTAAAGATGACTTTTTGCAAGCAATGCACGAGTTTCTTCCTGTAGCCATGCGTGATGTTACAAAGATTGCTTCAGAAGGAAGTCACCGTGGTTGGGAGGATGTTGGCGGCCTTATTGAAATCCGAAATGCTATCAAAGAAGTATATTATTTCTCCTTACAACATTGTTACTATTTCtttatacaaatttatttgGCTGAACAATAGTTTGATGTTTATGTCACCCTGCTATCCAGGGGGGAAAACAAATAACTTAGTTGTACTAATGAAGTCGAACCTTTTATTCAGCCTTGCTCACTACCTAAAGTACTAGATGTAATTGGTCTTTTTTAAATGAATATAGAATATGACAAGCAAAAGAGGACACCGGCTACCTTTTAAAAGCATTGGTATcagtaatataaatttttattagttggcaaaaaataattatcatcAACATCGGCAAAATTTTTTTATCAGCCATTACTTAAATGAATGAAATCCTAACTGTAATGTTGGACTGTTTTAGGGATTTGGTTGTCCTAATATTTTAAGCATCATAATTAGACAAGTTTCTCTTTCCTATTACATTATTATGGATCAGCTCGGTTTATTTTGCTTATGTAAAAGAATTATGTAAACCTTGAAATGACAATTTGGGGAAACAGCAGAATTTATGTCTCCCTGCTATCTGTTAAACAATTATGGTTTTCAGCTGCTCTAAAACATATACAGAATTCATCTATGAGCTATGTTATTTTATACCTGTAGAGTGACAtgagttataaatatatatgaggcTTTGGGAGATATTTAAAGGTCTGGAGGAGGTCTTGAATTTTCTGGAGTTGTTTATATGAAATTTCATGTCTAAAATGAATACATGTGCTCTGGATATGTTTTCTATACTGTAAAGGTACTTGCTTCCAATAAGCAGTGtgggatatttttttttttttttttttttttttgtaacagATGATTGAGATGCCATCAAGATTTCCAAATGTGTTTTCACATGCCCCTTTGAGAATGCGGTCAAATCTACTATTATATGGCCCTCCGGGTTGTGGCAAAACACATATTGTCggtgctgctgctgctgcatgCTCACTTCGATTTATCTCTGTTAAAGGTCCTGAGCTTCTGAATAAATACATAGGCGCATCCGAGCAAGCTGTAAGAAAGAAATGTAGCCTTAGtatgaatttaatatattatttgaatgTTTTGGAAAATGATCATAAAAGTTACCAGGAAGCAAAGTAAATAAATTACCATATATCAACTATTAGAATCTGAGAGCAGGAAGTGGCTAATTGATGAATCTTGATATAGTTTTCTCTTAGATCAAGTTTTTCACCCTCATCTGGTTTCTCTTGATATAGTTAGTACCTGGACCATAATCAATCTATATTTGAGGAAGCATAGATCATGAAACATGAATACTTGCTAAATCATTGTATAGCACGGAGGTCTTTCTCATATATTCTTTTGTACTGATTGTCTTGGATATAGAGGATTCATCTATTACCTTAAATAAACTATGTGTTATACTATTGATTACAAGATCTCTTCTAGAAAGTTGTAGTAGAATTTCTAATACAGAAAAATGCTTCTTGTTAGGCATTAAAGCTCATTACtattaatcaatttaaaaatttaagcatCACTTTTATATGCAGTTCAAATTGTGTGACTGTTTTTTTACTCTCAACTAAAACATATTACATATCTTCCATATACAATTTGAAAAAGCAGTTTCTATGTGCACCAAGCACATATAAGATACATGTAAGGGTGTAATGGttgaattattttgaactttctGAGTTCTGCTTAATGCATAGTGCTGAAGAATGGTCTTGATATTAGGTTCGCGATATATTCACAAAAGCTTCTGCTGCTGCTCCATGCCTGCTCTTTTTCGATGAATTTGATTCCATTGCGCCGAAGAGAGGGCATGATAATACTGGAGTTACTGATAGAGTTGTTAATCAAGTTAGTTGAAAATTTTGTGTCCTCTCTTATGTTGTAtctccttcagcagcaggttCTTTGGAGATAATATGTTTTCCTTTCGTTTGTAGTTTTTAACCGAGTTGGATGGTGTTGAAGTCTTGACAGGAGTGTTTGTTTTTGCTGCCACCAGGTGATTTGTTCTCTGTACTTGACTCTTTTATCAGCATATTCTTTTTGCACTCGgatattgaaaatatattatttctgaTGTGTTTACACCCTTCAATAATTCTGGGAAAATTTTTAATGAGACTTGTCACTTTTCATGGCTTTACCCTCACTATAAAGAGACATGTATGAAATCTGTATGATTAGAACTAGGCATTCCCCATCAACGTCTAATTAGATCCCCATCCTCATTTGGGGCGGGTTCCACTGGGAATTCTTTCTACATCAAATTAGATAAATTACATTAGACTGTAGAAATCAGTGTTGCTTCGAAAGTGGATCATTGCACATATTGGTCAAGTCAAGGGTAACATAGTATGCTGCATGCATGTCAAGTATCTGGTTGTAGCTTTAGAGGGTGAGCAATAGTCCACAATCTGTGGTGGTGGACTATATAACATGCCATAAAGCTAAATCTGATTAAAATTGCTGTAAGAAGTTTTTTGTTGGGGAACATTTATCTGATAAAAGAATGTAGCTGTTCTAGGAAATTATATTAGGAACTCACTCCAATGTGTTAGTTCTTTTATGATGCATttatttcttcttcctttgcgtTTGTCAATTATCCATCATTGTATCTTCTTGCTATCccttgataaataaaaattgatggtGAAAGAAACCAAATATTGATATGACTTATAGTAAGTAACCAGATAAAGTTGCAATGATATTTAGAACACAATGGAACCATGGAACTATCTTTGTGAACAATAGAATTGAGCTAATTGGTAGGAAAGTTATAACCTTTACAAGAGCAATACAAATATCATTATTACTTGTATCGAGCTCAGTAGAAGTTGAGGTTGCTGTACTATGGACCAGCTGATTTTAATGAGCCAGgactaatatttataattttatatagatatatgcgtctgtgtgtgtgtgtgcatttGTATTAT of the Daucus carota subsp. sativus chromosome 4, DH1 v3.0, whole genome shotgun sequence genome contains:
- the LOC108218673 gene encoding peroxisomal ATPase PEX1 isoform X2; protein product: MEVQVRAVAGIESCFVSLPLFLIQTLESTRSDSLPLPPLLALELRGGDRLWHVSWSGSASASSDIEIAQQYAHCIGLPNQTTVQVRAVPNLPKATLVTIEPHTEDDWEVLELNAEVAEASILSQVGLVHEGMRFPLWLHGRTIITFLVVSTFPKNHIVQLKPGSEVAVAPKRRKTNVDSSESSFISSSVPKALLRIQDPDSRFTCNLEANGVKMGVVITSAVFIHPETAKHFGFNMLQYMVIEPRLAPKDSKANHQTEKQKTRSSTTKEINDGILLDKLDHRQALVRLLFSESVAKGHIMLSQSLCLYLRASRRSWIYIKQHDVSPSKEIPSLSLSPCQFKTSKKDVFSNNSSEVLGTQKNRQVKADRIYSDTEMGVINWSVHEKVLPAIFNESLDDDDDVTGPKTSKGLSSLLRSWCSAQLQAVLSSSGVEVDVDSLIFGHKTLLHFKLEDHQYEKIGRLEKSSNGSLGSRNRTGELSVDILYILSISKETNSGENIATYKLSLTKTNGEQNNQRSFKLPVDEVQLDKGVYFDSVKERNYDKYLHSTVSSLGWMGTAASDITNRLTALLSPVSAKLFSSYSLPFPGHVLIYGPPGSGKTLLASAVSKSVAEHDDIFAHIVFVSCSGLASEKSPTIHQAISGYITEALDHAPSVIIFDDLDSILATSSDSEGSQPSLSLMALTEFLTDIMDEYEEKRRSSCGVGPVAFIASAQSLNNIPQALSSSGRFDFHVQLPAPGAVERGALLKHEIQKRSLQCSDDILIDIASKCDGYDAYDLEILVDRAVHAAICRFVSWDLDCGEQKRPTLAKDDFLQAMHEFLPVAMRDVTKIASEGSHRGWEDVGGLIEIRNAIKEMIEMPSRFPNVFSHAPLRMRSNLLLYGPPGCGKTHIVGAAAAACSLRFISVKGPELLNKYIGASEQAVRDIFTKASAAAPCLLFFDEFDSIAPKRGHDNTGVTDRVVNQFLTELDGVEVLTGVFVFAATRCREF
- the LOC108218673 gene encoding peroxisomal ATPase PEX1 isoform X1; translated protein: MEVQVRAVAGIESCFVSLPLFLIQTLESTRSDSLPLPPLLALELRGGDRLWHVSWSGSASASSDIEIAQQYAHCIGLPNQTTVQVRAVPNLPKATLVTIEPHTEDDWEVLELNAEVAEASILSQVGLVHEGMRFPLWLHGRTIITFLVVSTFPKNHIVQLKPGSEVAVAPKRRKTNVDSSESSFISSSVPKALLRIQDPDSRFTCNLEANGVKMGVVITSAVFIHPETAKHFGFNMLQYMVIEPRLAPKDSKANHQTEKQKTRSSTTKEINDGILLDKLDHRQALVRLLFSESVAKGHIMLSQSLCLYLRASRRSWIYIKQHDVSPSKEIPSLSLSPCQFKTSKKDVFSNNSSEVLGTQKNRQVKADRIYSDTEMGVINWSVHEKVLPAIFNESLDDDDDVTGPKTSKGLSSLLRSWCSAQLQAVLSSSGVEVDVDSLIFGHKTLLHFKLEDHQYEKIGRLEKSSNGSLGSRNRTGELSVDILYILSISKETNSGENIATYKLSLTKTNGEQNNQRSFKLPVDEVQLDKGVYFDSVKERNYDKYLHSTVSSLGWMGTAASDITNRLTALLSPVSAKLFSSYSLPFPGHVLIYGPPGSGKTLLASAVSKSVAEHDDIFAHIVFVSCSGLASEKSPTIHQAISGYITEALDHAPSVIIFDDLDSILATSSDSEGSQPSLSLMALTEFLTDIMDEYEEKRRSSCGVGPVAFIASAQSLNNIPQALSSSGRFDFHVQLPAPGAVERGALLKHEIQKRSLQCSDDILIDIASKCDGYDAYDLEILVDRAVHAAICRFVSWDLDCGEQKRPTLAKDDFLQAMHEFLPVAMRDVTKIASEGSHRGWEDVGGLIEIRNAIKEMIEMPSRFPNVFSHAPLRMRSNLLLYGPPGCGKTHIVGAAAAACSLRFISVKGPELLNKYIGASEQAVRDIFTKASAAAPCLLFFDEFDSIAPKRGHDNTGVTDRVVNQFLTELDGVEVLTGVFVFAATSRPDLLDAALLRPGRLDRLLFCDFPSQHERLDILTVLSKQLPMTADVDFDALARMTEGFSGADLQALLSDAQLAAVHEVLNCEDNSKPAKVPVITDALLKSVASKARPSVSEAEKRRLYSIYSQFMDSKRSAAAQSKDVKGKRATLA